A DNA window from Ostrea edulis chromosome 5, xbOstEdul1.1, whole genome shotgun sequence contains the following coding sequences:
- the LOC125651007 gene encoding dual specificity protein phosphatase 10-like, which translates to MIVELPPVMPESGGAVDLLPPSTLTTDILPCRRRLGLRLDFGTDDYTCVPKRCKLESMNISFSALSKLSSTNSNVNAVFSARTMQTQELASRMHKSRTVLVLDCRPFVSYNIAHIQGAINVNCSDRFNRRRLQQGKASIVDLVSSKEGKDMFKKRSSKEIVIYDDHTKDAQSLCQDSSMYMVLSSLLREGKDAYILKGGIEEFRNEHVDLCDSSVKSQEARPLYSPTTPIIEPQIETATASQILPFLYLGNERDAANLQRLQDLNITYVLNTTSHIPKYFENQGIHYKRIPASDSGCQNLKQYFEESVAFIDEARQNGANILVHCHAGVSRSATITIAYLLKHSKLSMMDIYRLVKGKRSIISPNFNFMGQLMEYEQALNSGVCERSVIPNIVPEENSA; encoded by the exons ATGATTGTGGAATTGCCACCGGTGATGCCAGAATCGGGAGGAGCGGTAGATTTGCTACCCCCCTCAACTTTGACCACGGATATTCTACCGTGCCGGCGTCGGCTGGGACTGAGGTTGGACTTCGGGACAGATGACTATACTTGTGTTCCAAAGAGATGCAAACTAGAGTCCATGAATATCTCCTTTAGTGCTTTAAGCAAACTTAGTTCTACCAATAGTAATGTGAATGCTGTCTTTTCAGCAAGGACCATGCAAACTCAGGAACTCGCATCCAGGATGCACAAATCTCGCACCGTGCTTGTCCTAGATTGTCGACCATTTGTGTCTTACAACATTGCTCATATCCAAGGTGCTATCAATGTGAATTGTTCTGACAGGTTTAACAGAAGGCGACTACAGCAAGGAAAAGCCAGTATTGTGGACCTTGTGTCCTCTAAGGAGGGAAAAGACATGTTCAAGAAAAGGAGTTCAAAGGAGATAGTGATTTATGATGACCACACGAAGGATGCCCAGTCTCTCTGTCAAGATTCTTCAATGTATATGGTCTTATCGTCGCTACTACGAGAGGGCAAGGATGCTTATATCCTCAAAG GAGGAATTGAAGAATTCAGGAACGAACACGTGGACCTTTGTGATAGTAGTGTAAAATCTCAGGAAGCCCGACCCCTGTACAGTCCCACCACGCCCATCATTGAGCCTCAGATAGAGACCGCTACCGCCTCTCAAATTCTCCCTTTCCTCTACCTCG GCAATGAAAGAGATGCAGCCAATCTACAGCGATTACAGGATTTGAATATCACTTATGTTCTCAATACTACTTCTCATATACCCAAGTACTTTGAAAATCAGGGAATCCATTATAAAAGAATACCTGCTTCCGACAGTGGATGCCAAAATCTGAAGCAATATTTTGAAGAATCTGTTGCATTTATTG ATGAGGCAAGACAAAATGGTGCTAATATTCTAGTCCATTGTCATGCAGGCGTTTCACGGTCTGCAACCATCACCATCGCGTACCTTCTCAAACATTCAAAACTGTCCATGATGGACATTTATCGGTTGGTGAAAGGAAAAAGGAGCATAATTTCTCCCAATTTTAACTTTATGGGTCAGTTGATGGAGTATGAACAAGCCTTAAACAGCGGAGTCTGTGAGCGCAGTGTGATACCTAACATTGTTCCGGAGGAAAATAGCGCGTGA